One stretch of Malus domestica chromosome 14, GDT2T_hap1 DNA includes these proteins:
- the LOC103453940 gene encoding dehydration-responsive element-binding protein 1D-like, translating to MADLTDDRSSSTSIISVPTLMQTSMGVVKKRKAGRKKFTETRHPVYKGVRQRCGKWVCELRQPDHKKSRIWLGTFTSPDMAARAYDVAALALKGESASLNFPNEASALPRFESNAYTVKEIQCAALEAAEAFLEVKVKASSSSSLKLEKVEEEEMGKVVYLDEEELFNMPGLIDSMAEGLILTPPSLQKGFNWNEYDDDDWGNNTGDISLWSD from the coding sequence ATGGCAGATTTAACCGATGATCGGTCGTCTTCAACTTCGATTATTTCTGTTCCAACCCTAATGCAAACTAGTATGGGGGTGGTTAAAAAGAGAAAGGCAGGGAGGAAGAAGTTCACAGAGACTAGGCACCCAGTTTACAAAGGTGTGAGGCAAaggtgtgggaagtgggtgtgTGAGCTGAGGCAACCGGATCACAAGAAATCGCGGATATGGCTCGGAACTTTCACTAGCCCTGACATGGCTGCTAGGGCTTATGATGTTGCAGCCTTGGCTCTCAAGGGTGAGTCTGCTTCACTCAACTTTCCTAACGAGGCAAGTGCTTTGCCGCGCTTCGAGTCGAATGCTTATACCGTAAAGGAGATACAATGTGCTGCCTTAGAGGCTGCCGAGGCATTCTTGGAGGTTAAAGTTAAagcctcttcatcttcttctttgaagttggagaaggtagaagaagaagagatgggAAAAGTTGTGTATTTGGATGAGGAGGAGTTGTTTAACATGCCGGGGTTGATTGATAGCATGGCTGAGGGTTTGATCCTCACTCCACCATCCCTGCAAAAGGGTTTTAATTGGAACGAATATGATGACGACGACTGGGGGAATAATACTGGTGACATTTCCTTGTGGAGTGACTGa